Part of the Hevea brasiliensis isolate MT/VB/25A 57/8 chromosome 16, ASM3005281v1, whole genome shotgun sequence genome is shown below.
TGTGATTAAAGTTTGTCATTGTAaagtatattaaatttaattctatGACTTTAATGATAAGTATGTCGTTCTTGCATTAATTTGATGTCGTTTTAATAAATTGTAGCTTTCTGTTTCACTGTGGTACTTGTGACTTTCGTCAGAAGATTGCACGCAACCAGCAATTTCAAACCAATAAGACAAACGTGAACCCCGCTGATGAGACGTAAGAAGATAGGGCACAGGCAATGCAGTGTCGCTTTATGTTGTTTTGCCGCAATAAGGAAATTTCTCGTTGGACACGAAAAATTCATATGAAAGGGGCAAAGCGGCGTGTAGGGGCAGTTAAGCATTGCCAGGGAACCGAATAAAGTTGTGGAACCCAAGTTTTATTGGCAGGCCCAACCAGCTGAAGGCTTATCGGCATTCTCCTGAATTCCAGTTTTTGTGACTAAGCAACTGCTTCTTAATTAATTAAGGATAATATTGCTTGCCCCTTCGCCATTAACACAAGATCCTAACATATTCTTTGCTGTAGTACTCGTGTAATAAATAGATAACGCAtttattttcaatatttaaaaataattttaatattcccTTCATTACATTTTAAATACTTTTTAATGTTTTCATACgagaattaagaaaataatttgttataaaaataaattattaactaaaatatttatatatttaattaagataaaaaatgataaaaaaatgtaTGAAGGTGATAAGGAGAAGATAAACGTATCGgggataataatatacaaatgtatagatgataaaaaataattaatgcttTTTAATTTTCTAAGATGACAAATAAAATGGTAAAaaattttctaattaaaatttaattattactattattattacttATTTCGTCTATTTTTATACCTATTTTATcacattttctttctctttcttaatTATTATTCTATAATATTGTTTTCGTATATTTTTatctattatattttaattttttaaaattatttagtttatttagaaaactaataagtattaattatttttttaatttactttttatttatactaaatataataaatatttatataattttttaaatttaataaattagaatAAGTAGGAGAGATAAAGGGTGGTATActtttataaaatcaaaattaTCCATTTATCGTATAAAATTCAAATGCAATAGAAATAAATAGAGGGGTAactatttttgttatttttataatttaattacaaaTTAACGAAAAGAAAGTTATTAAAAAtgaagtaattagataagataaatgttaatttagttaaattaatggatattttttaaaataatttaattattttattaataattatgtaCAAACTTTAAAGATTAATAAAATTGCACGGAGGAGTATTACACTCTCATCTTAATTTTAGaggaattaaataaaataaaataaaagcccCTCCCACGTGAGTATTTATGATAAATCAGAAGATCCAAGAACTTACCAAAATTTCACTCTTTCTAGGAAGTTTCGCCTGGCTTCCTCTCTGTTAACCGTCCAAATTCATGCCCATCACCTTTATCGCATGACGACGACGTAACTGAAACAACTCTCCCAGTCTCCCTCTAAATCCAAATCCAAACCCAAACCCTAAAAATCTTTAAATTCATAACTGCTAATACTTCTTTTCTACTCTCCACTGCCAATTACATTAACTTTGTCCATGACTTCTCGGGCTCCGATCACCTTTCGCCACATCATAACCAAGCCTCGCTCCACCCCCTCTGACAGGTCCTTGCAGACCTTCCCTCCTGAGAGATACTCCGACCTCGTTCGGCGACGAGGTAGCCCCATATTGGTGCCAGGGAATTTGATGTTACCGGCGACGGATATTCGAAGCCTATCGCAAAAGCTGACGAAGTTGCTGCTGAATGTGAATATAGAGAGAAGTTTAGGGCCAGTGCACGTTATTATGGCGCCAGATAATACGGTGAGGGATTTGATAAAGGCGGCGATTGAGATTTACGTGAAGGAGAAGAGACGACCTCTTTTGAAAGATACTAATCCCGATGGTTTTCAGCTCCACTACTCCCAGTTTAGCTTGGAAAGTAAGTCGGTCCTGTTTTTTCTTAGTATTTTTCTTTTAATACAGAAAATAGTCACAATTTAAAATACGTCATATTATTTCTGGTTTCCCTGTGATTTTGATTTGGAATCTGTGGCTGCATTAGAGGAGAGAGACTTAAACCAGATCATAAATGGttgatttctcacaatttcagtCTCAATTCTAGTTTGAGGATGAGTTCTCTGCAtaagttattaaaaaaaaaaaaaagaagaaaatactATTCAAACCTGATATATAATTGATTTAAAAAACTGTTCAAAACTGATATATAATTGATTTCAACTTGGTTCAATTAAAATTCAAGAGTGAATAATCGAAATCGACTCTTTCTGTAATTGTTTTTGTTCAATTCGGACTCATAAATCGATAACTGATTCCAATCTtaaatttaatcaaattgatTTCAATTTGACTATATTGATTccaaactaaaaattaaaaaaatattgggGCCTACGCcacattgtcttcttcttcttcttttttacgtcacattgtcttcttcttcttcttctttttcaaagTCTTCTTAATAACAATTATGTTTGTGGTGGGTGCAGGTTTGAAGGCAGAGGAGAAGTTGATAAACTTGGGATCTAGGAATTTCTTCATGTGCTCAAAGCCTTCAACAGTGAAATGCTGGTGCTCCAAGGAAGCAAAAGTAGTGGCCATCAAATCTGCATTCCCATATATAAAGTTGATGGACTTCTTGCTATAGTCCTAGATGCTCTTTCTCCGTCTTCTCCTTCtctttctccttctccttctcctGTTAGTAGGAAACTGGGTTAGCAGTTGCATGATTTgtacatattattattattattatttgatagcaAAAACATGTCTTATCTGccataaaattataaaatgaaattttttaaattatgataatttatttttttttaaattataatttattttttttaaaaattaaaaaattatgaaaaacctATCATGATGAAACTTAAAATATGAAAGTTACATGTGTGatgataataattataataatatttaatatttatttgtatatatcTATAAGAATATATTTATTAGTTGGGGTTTATAAGGattttcttaaattaaaattattatttcttattttaaaagtttataaattaatattgtgAACTCCGCCTGAGTAGCTTGCGCTTAGTCGGTCCCAAGCCCAgacaaaggaggagggttgcggtagatgacaaccagcgtaaaaatttcttcacaccttatgatatggattcaaatgatataaacgttggagtGTCTTCTActcacgacgcgctacatcggagcccgggtgtagtaagAAATatacaagggtgtagggcgttcaccgaaagtgaagcgccatgccggcgcccaggtgtggtgttaagtgagcaagggttcccacatcatggacgggtatgGGTAAAGAAATTattccataggacagatagtagaacatatagtggaacagaacacaagatagacatagaaaacaatagaagatatcataaaaggagaccaattaggaaggagtaggataggaggaggatcagggttagtacttgaaatgttggatcacttacaggaaaattaatagagcttgtggataccttggaaaggagaagggtgaacattgcttgcatttaggagactaaatggatatgagagaaaagtaaggaagtgggtaattcagggtacaaactatgATTtatcggaaaggagagaaacaagaacggagtgggcataatcatagacgggacattgaaagacgcagtaatagctgtgaaaagagtaggagatagaattatactagtaaagctagtactagaaggagaaacaataaatatagttagtgcttatgccccacaaataggactagacagtgagagtaaacaaaggttttgggaagatatggatgatttaatgcaaagcatactgaatgatgagaatattttcattagtggagatttgaatggacatgtaggaagtgatagacaaggttatgagaatgttcatggaggttttggttttggaagtcgaaatgaggagggaaaaagcatcctaaattttgctatggcatacgacctaatactagcaaatacctactttataaaaagagagtcacatttagtgactttcaaaagtgggcaacatagaagccaaatcgacttcctcttaaccaggaagaaaaatagagctctatgtaaggactgcaaggtcattccaggagaggctttaacaagtcagcatcggttggtggtcttggatgtcaagtttaggaacaattcaaataaggtcagaagaaatagtatagctcgaacaaagtggtgggagttcaaaggagtaaagcaagtgaagttcaaaaatgagcttctcgagtccgaagtatggaagctggaaatggaggccaatgatatgtggatacagatggcatcaaagattagagaagtagctagaaaagtacttggagagtctaaaggacatggaccacccgcaaaagagagatggtggtggaatgaggaagtgcaaaaggtagtgaagagaaaaagggaatgaagagaaaaagggaattgtataagaaattacctaaatgtgataataatgaggcatatgaacagtacaagatagcaaagaaagaggcaaaaaaggcaattagtcaagcaagagcacaggcctttgaaaagttatatgagaaactttgaactaaagaaggggagaaagatatttatagattagtaaggaggagagaaaggaaatatcAAGATctgaatcaagttaggtgcattaaggataaagaaggaaaagtgttagtgaaagatgaggatattaaagaaagatggagaaattattttaatgatctctttaataatagtcaaaatggtaatagggtgaatatagactatagaataatagaaaagaatgtgaattatactagaaggattagatctttagaagtaaagaagcacttaagagaatgaaagtgggtaaagcctgtggacctgatgaaataccaattgaagtgtgcaattatttgggagatatgggagtggcatggttaactaaattatttaataaaattctaaactcaaagaaaatgtctgatgaatagaggaggagtattttagtacctatttttaaaaataaaagagacatacagagttgctcaaactataggggaattaaacttatgagccatactatgaagttgtgggagagagttatggagcattgactacatcatgatacttctatctctctcaatcaatttggttttatgcccggtcgttcaactatggaagcgatctttcttattagaagcttgatggagaaatatagagatgtgaagaaagatctacacatggtttttattgattttgagaaggcttatgatagtgttccaagagatgtcttatggaatgtgttagaacaaaagatggtatctattaggtacatacaagtattgaaatatatgtatgaaggagcaattactattgtgcgcacagtgggaggggacacaagagattttccgatctcaattggattacacctgtaacaacccttaaaaaaaaaaaagtttcaaaaATAGGGAGGaggaaacccccccccccccatttctcttctttccctctccttccctcttttcttcttcttcctttctccggtgaccggccggcgacgtcccaagcagTTCCCCAAcaggccggcgaccctccggcgacggccagaccaccagaaacggctgcaagagagggagaagagagagaaaatgcgcgcCGATGGGCGGCGCTTTCCGCGCGATTCGGccgtccgacgtccgatcgaggtgattccggtggcgttggaaagcttgttccgagagctttcttttgacactaattttgaagcaaatggaggtcggatgagtgagatatggaggagagaagtttcaggtttttcaagctttttcgtcagatctacgacgatccgaccgtttgatcgacgatccgagaccacatatggactgaggaagaggagaggaacatggtggtatgatcagatccggcaaatgtcgccggcgatCGACGGCCGGCCACCGTTCGCGGTGGTTCCGgtggtggctccggtgggctatggaggTGATTCaatttccagaggcttcctcgtaaatttttgaaatttttgagacatagataaacttcgggtaagacaatttctattatttctctgtttgtggagcataaatacagtgtttcttaaacaggaaaaattggagaaaaattctaagaaaaatatatgatgaaagtaaaattatttggagatattctatggtgttagttgaatttttaagtgattatagaatatttttgaaaaatatagatggattttagttagatttttagcatatgggcatataagattatttgaaattaagataattaaattttatataattggttgaagcttgaggatggaggtttaaatatgtaaatatttaattaggtcgaattaagaatatgttagatgttggaatcttatggaatcgagtaaaattcttgaataaaatatttatgggtgattagaaaatttcaattcattttgcaatagccttataatattattaaggaccgtagggcaaaattttagaatttttagagcttgtttaagtggatttttgaaaaatgtcaattatagggactaaaacgtaatttttgagattttgagtattgtctgatttggagggcccaggaggggccatgagatattgatgagatgtggttgtggaaattgagaatttagaagtgttatttaagcctttttgcaggttgggtaggtcccaggtataggggaaactctgccgaatttccggcatgaattaggctatcTATTGCTTCTTTAGAGTTttgtcttaacttagtactaataaatttataatttaattattaggtgatcgaggtcagctattttcctacatccagcagccacaatagtcatcggtgtactgtgagtaaaataataattttaattgtaatttcactattattatatgttcaagcatgcccatgcatcacttatatgcatatatctatgtagataaactttaggcacgatttatgttgcattcataactgtgaaagtgccatgtatgttgctgtggtaatttggagcagtgtgtgtgtgttggcgtgcgtgtgatgtggtgtggactatggataggacgggtagacacggcttgagatcttcgctgggacccggtccttcggggtaaacacggcttgagttcttcgctgggacctcgatttggttattaagtggaagtccgagctgagttcttcgctggcactattggaattaagagagctgtataggggatcagctcccatatatattatgattgatgttactgggtgtgtgagtgctccaaattacctttttgatgttatgatgtgaatttattgctaatgctgcatttcactctctgagtgcactagttctagatagttatagagattatggttaaaattgatattttactctgagtcgaacgctcactctgttcaacaTATTTTTTTCAGACTGAGGAGGAGACATTTTTTTTAATAACCTGTCCCTTttctctcaggttatgaaaagactacttaattgtattattattctctaaatttgtaatttaggactccgcatgtgctagtagtagcattaagcctgtcagggactgtatgaattcaagttttcgtattaataaatgaaaagaaaaaaaaaatttatgagttttaaatggttataaatgaggtaacagggttgagctgggctccccaaatttttatttctgataatttctgggttaagttggcccgaaatataattttaacagtgtaatttaaattattttatgtgcatattgggcttaaattgtgggcctggttatggatttgaggaatagttaggcttactacgggcctcgggggctttaagctggcccaggtcctagtgccggtccggcccataggttgggtcgtgacgaatgtggtatcagagcttaggctctagattcatgggaaataatataattgggagtgtaaaaggagtcttattaggatgttacatgcggagtgtaggattctgtttcgtctttttctgtaattccttgtttctagattctgcgttatatctCGGGAACTATAAAagtgcctcagttagtgtcttgattttcgtggagtacatagaaaggtgaaatagagttagcagacatgttgaggtctatcatgaggatatgtattccaataaatactatatttttgtcagtatgggtttaaatggtgtgcctatttcgtgcaaggcacgagtacataaaagtgagtcttgaaagtacagttgccctagataaggatgagaataccactactggcagtcatcaatggatgacccagtcagaataagtttgtgataatagaagattcaggagagataagaaattaggagacctcgtctgccaggacgtatcgtagtaactatacaatgttctcgatgtctgctctgtaagctgcagattacagtaccgacatgagattattgtgtagagctgcgtgcatccccgtggtgctccataatgagggtgtttacggatggcttctgttttggtacagttatgccagaacagagttctatatctgcagaggagttggaaactcctagttaggggtctagagttagaatattgaaaggtcacagttgggtgataactagagtcagtgactcagttaccctagcatgagctagagctgcattaagagttgccatcagaccagaggtttcggattagttgcaaagtaaacgtgacacttatagagtgagatcatctagtcttcagtatggaattttggatcatTTTTGTAGTACGATAAACATTttgcttagaacttagtgagaatagtatacccgttgtgtatcagcaaggtgtaaagtacaaccctactacctagggaaagtCAAAACTATAAATTGATGATTcgcagagctatgatatgataggagagtcattaatttaacatggtttgggcaaggtggtaaatgtagtacctttgttgcagtaagttagggtatagtcctatctttttagaagggatcgaaggttattattaATAATGGTGAcgaacaaaatagtgccccagatgggactgtaaagTGTGGTAgaaagtagttggctcgggtatctagCAGATGatgcaagttccattataggaatcatatataattagatcacgatggatgtaaatcctttgaattggatgatgggtttgggtgcccggaatcttaagttttggctaattgagtaaacatggaaaataataataataaaaataataataatagcaaataaataaaattactgcagaatcagttttcgaggtagtaagggtattatgtaaactaaaggataagaatagaaatcatacgaaaaaggtatgactgcaaattcctgagttcctttctaacttcatattgttcaaaataatagtataatctaattataacagtattaagagtaataaattagcaaagataaatcatagaaggccaatggatagagaaagtgcagaatgaaagtttggacaattgattgcagatgcaatataatctaaatgccagtggaaatactagctagagtggtcaaaagaccaaatctgtgtagcacagacatatgataacgcgataaagactctgaaagatatagttagcaagtacagttgtcatgttaggaagaagaatggaaccagggatagaatagtcaagttctatgttgggcaagacaaaggaaataaataaaaggacaacctgaagggcgcgtaacaaaaggaacaaagttaagatatagggtaggctaagtgttattattggcaaggtgaatgacaaggatgaaGAAACCGaaatgggaccatattagtgagaatagtgatggaggtatagaatctagtaatgtgatactcatagcatgatgtagttgagatTGTGACAGGGGctaaaatatagagcttggagttacatgattggatcatattttatctattccctattcctaaGGTGAAGTGAATAGCAATGGGACAAGATTCTTTgaacttgttaacagtatcaagaagattaagcgagga
Proteins encoded:
- the LOC110631800 gene encoding uncharacterized protein LOC110631800 → MTSRAPITFRHIITKPRSTPSDRSLQTFPPERYSDLVRRRGSPILVPGNLMLPATDIRSLSQKLTKLLLNVNIERSLGPVHVIMAPDNTVRDLIKAAIEIYVKEKRRPLLKDTNPDGFQLHYSQFSLESLKAEEKLINLGSRNFFMCSKPSTVKCWCSKEAKVVAIKSAFPYIKLMDFLL